A single genomic interval of Malania oleifera isolate guangnan ecotype guangnan chromosome 11, ASM2987363v1, whole genome shotgun sequence harbors:
- the LOC131168181 gene encoding serine/threonine-protein phosphatase 7 long form homolog, with amino-acid sequence MVTLHTLPWYRFELDMHWEHEFFWMPYTEEILADLPLDYADERDLWVARVPLICFHIIEWYLPNRVMRQFGFRQVIPAPFMTSGVDIVGDDLHGMVGRGRGVTNWSSTHAIFVTVWEHRRDYVIRGVAKHGPMRLDDPYFTWYRSITHRFVDKTAAIYLSLADIVIEADQISSDPAIHRLMSAALDLIHEDGRRIPERGGLPDVPARGGRATPV; translated from the exons atggttacacttcacacattgccctggtacaggtttgagttggacatgcactgggagcatgag TTTTTTTGGATGCCCTACACGGAAGAGATTTTAGCCGACCTGCCGCTTGACTATGCAGACGAgagggacctgtgggtagctcgagtgccactcatatgctttcatattattgagtggtatctccccaATCGAGTCATGCGACAGTTCGGGTTTCGACAGGTTATTCCCGCCCCATTTATGACTTcgggggtagatattgttggggacGATCTCCACGGCATGGTTGGGCGCGGTCGAGGGGTCACAAACTGGTCGAGTACGCACGCGATATTCGTCACTGTGTGGGAGCATCGGCGAGACTACGTCATACGAGGAGTGGCGAAGCATGGTCCGATGcgtctagatgacccatacttcacttggtataggtctatcacacaCCGCTTTGTCGACAAGACCGCTGCTatatatttgagcctc gctgacatagtcattgaggcagaccagatctcgtcggatcctgcgatccaccgattgatgagtgctgcactggACCTCATCCACGAGGACGGTCGACGGATTCCAGAACGAGGAGGTCTACCTGATgtaccagcacgaggaggtcgagCAACTCCAGTATGA